Proteins from a genomic interval of Calorimonas adulescens:
- a CDS encoding type 4a pilus biogenesis protein PilO, with the protein MKLTIRERNLLIFAVIFCTLLLYGNYVLIPQYRKIQQLQSDIAQKEDTIRKLLSNSPDVKQKIAKAQMEISDMLEVIPYTKDTESLLKSLDSMITASGLQQQNIQFGEENKITETDGNDEGKNMESRASQYTIIPVTVDLKGNYRQAINILALLEGSKRLFNYKNVRMNVDENGDIDINLSLEYYSMGKNMEVDSEKIEGSGKENPFEPLMKPETATQDTNGGKAPQGIDETLNQEFKKLFESMFQNIIPKNGEANPQAPESQNIQQSKSSENQGVQVQQDIQNNQGQ; encoded by the coding sequence ATGAAGCTCACCATCAGGGAAAGAAACCTCCTTATATTTGCTGTTATATTCTGCACACTCTTGCTTTATGGTAACTATGTGCTAATTCCGCAATACAGGAAAATACAGCAACTCCAGTCCGATATTGCCCAGAAAGAAGATACCATAAGAAAGTTGCTTTCCAACTCTCCTGATGTAAAACAAAAGATAGCAAAAGCACAGATGGAAATTTCGGACATGCTTGAAGTTATACCATATACTAAGGATACTGAGTCACTTTTAAAGTCCTTGGATAGCATGATTACAGCTAGTGGACTGCAGCAGCAAAACATACAGTTCGGCGAGGAGAATAAGATTACAGAAACCGATGGAAATGATGAAGGTAAGAATATGGAGTCAAGAGCCTCTCAATACACCATAATACCTGTTACTGTGGATCTGAAAGGGAATTACAGACAGGCAATAAACATTCTTGCCCTTTTGGAAGGTTCGAAGAGACTTTTCAACTACAAAAACGTCAGGATGAATGTTGATGAAAATGGCGACATTGATATCAACCTGTCATTAGAATACTACAGCATGGGTAAAAATATGGAGGTAGATTCTGAAAAGATTGAGGGTAGTGGCAAAGAAAACCCCTTTGAGCCATTGATGAAGCCTGAAACAGCTACGCAAGATACTAATGGTGGCAAGGCACCTCAAGGCATTGATGAAACATTGAATCAGGAGTTTAAAAAATTGTTTGAGTCTATGTTTCAAAATATAATCCCAAAAAACGGTGAGGCAAATCCGCAAGCCCCTGAAAGTCAAAATATTCAGCAGAGTAAAAGCAGTGAAAACCAGGGAGTGCAGGTGCAGCAGGATATACAGAATAATCAAGGCCAATAG
- a CDS encoding type IV pilus modification PilV family protein has product MLRWERGFTLIEVIVAMAILAVTSIAIFGSIYTSLDTDYSSTIMTEESIIAQNIVEGIKSGDITEAHIDDYPFNGRTYSVDITESGQTNGVSRYDIEVNLRDRNNNPYLLSFYYKPGVLSGEPGGGDDGGNPGGGGNNGGNPGNGGNNGGGEGDLPDDEDSLWAIIKRIVEYLLVILFIAAVVIYMAFEWGPITTLRRIAICLNELNAENQSITRQTLYDKLHSKYGFNPSRFFKWVWGLK; this is encoded by the coding sequence GTGCTCAGGTGGGAGAGGGGCTTTACACTCATAGAAGTTATAGTTGCTATGGCTATACTTGCCGTGACTTCGATAGCCATATTTGGATCTATATATACCTCGCTTGATACAGATTATTCATCCACAATTATGACTGAAGAGAGTATCATTGCTCAGAATATAGTGGAGGGGATTAAATCAGGTGACATAACCGAGGCGCATATTGACGACTATCCTTTTAATGGTAGAACCTACTCGGTTGACATTACAGAAAGCGGACAGACTAATGGCGTATCAAGATATGATATTGAGGTCAATTTAAGAGATAGAAACAACAATCCCTATCTTCTCTCGTTTTATTATAAACCTGGTGTTCTTTCTGGAGAACCAGGCGGAGGCGATGACGGAGGAAATCCGGGAGGCGGAGGCAATAATGGAGGAAATCCCGGAAATGGTGGCAATAATGGGGGAGGTGAGGGTGACTTACCTGATGATGAGGATAGCCTGTGGGCTATTATAAAGAGAATAGTAGAATATCTTCTTGTTATATTGTTTATTGCCGCAGTGGTTATTTATATGGCTTTTGAATGGGGTCCAATCACTACACTAAGGAGGATAGCAATCTGCCTGAATGAACTGAATGCGGAAAATCAGTCAATTACAAGGCAGACACTTTATGATAAACTCCACAGTAAGTATGGTTTCAATCCCTCAAGATTTTTTAAATGGGTATGGGGGCTAAAATGA
- a CDS encoding PilN domain-containing protein: protein MKDINLIPAEYMRKKRRSRELAAWGTCIIVGIILLVVLLSLPYYMIFSLSSLDKSLESQVKSLEPVQKDIDTLTQMENEIKVHNDVVRLLSKDRVSASGLIEDIGGCVPTNLSIKSLTLNEKNISLEGLARDNSSIVIFALNLRSIKQVKDVSIKSSTADESGLLSFHIEVTLKGGGETK from the coding sequence ATGAAGGATATAAACCTGATACCTGCAGAGTACATGAGGAAAAAGAGGAGAAGCAGAGAGCTTGCTGCCTGGGGTACATGTATTATAGTAGGGATTATATTATTGGTAGTGCTTTTGAGTTTGCCATATTACATGATATTCAGCTTAAGTTCACTGGATAAGAGCCTTGAGTCACAGGTAAAGTCCCTTGAGCCTGTACAGAAAGACATAGACACATTGACTCAGATGGAAAATGAGATAAAAGTCCATAATGATGTGGTAAGGTTGCTGAGCAAAGACAGGGTCTCGGCCTCGGGATTAATTGAGGATATAGGGGGTTGTGTACCTACAAACCTTTCCATAAAGTCGCTCACACTCAATGAGAAAAACATCTCATTGGAAGGCCTGGCCAGAGACAATAGCAGCATAGTTATTTTTGCCCTGAACCTGCGGAGTATAAAGCAGGTAAAGGATGTATCTATAAAATCCTCTACTGCAGACGAAAGCGGGTTATTAAGCTTTCATATAGAGGTAACATTAAAAGGTGGAGGCGAGACTAAATGA
- a CDS encoding TIM barrel protein, producing the protein MTALFGPSGNSQSFYDEGHKSTTEAPEWLKKRGLDAFEYSFGRGVRIREGTAREIGNAFVKEGITLSVHAPYYINLASTDEKKKKNTIRYFTESVTAAHWMGATRVIFHPGAVGKEERETAFGRALEFFSEIIHEVESLGYEEVRLCPETLGKINQLGSVEEVLRLCSLNRNVIPAIDFGHLHARTVGGIKSKDDYKRILDMMEEGLADERARKFHVHFSHIEYTKQGEKKHCDFKDEGFGPDFEPFAELMVERNLGPTIICESPTMMAEDARTMKDIYLKIKKAV; encoded by the coding sequence ATGACAGCCCTGTTTGGTCCATCGGGTAACTCTCAGAGCTTTTATGATGAAGGCCACAAATCTACAACTGAGGCACCAGAATGGCTAAAAAAAAGAGGTCTTGATGCTTTTGAATATTCCTTTGGAAGGGGAGTTAGGATAAGGGAAGGTACTGCAAGGGAAATAGGAAATGCATTTGTGAAGGAAGGAATCACTTTAAGTGTACATGCACCTTATTATATCAATCTTGCATCTACTGATGAAAAAAAAAAGAAAAACACTATAAGGTATTTTACTGAAAGCGTGACAGCAGCTCACTGGATGGGAGCCACAAGGGTAATATTTCATCCTGGGGCTGTGGGTAAAGAGGAAAGGGAGACAGCCTTTGGAAGGGCATTGGAGTTTTTTAGTGAGATAATACATGAGGTAGAGTCTCTTGGATATGAAGAGGTGCGACTGTGTCCTGAGACACTTGGCAAGATAAATCAATTGGGCAGTGTGGAAGAGGTATTAAGGTTATGTAGTCTCAATAGGAATGTAATTCCTGCTATTGATTTTGGGCATCTACATGCAAGAACTGTAGGTGGTATTAAGTCAAAGGATGACTATAAAAGGATACTGGACATGATGGAGGAAGGTCTGGCTGACGAGAGGGCCAGAAAATTTCATGTTCATTTCAGCCATATTGAGTACACCAAACAAGGGGAAAAGAAACACTGTGACTTCAAGGATGAAGGATTCGGCCCTGACTTTGAGCCTTTTGCTGAGCTTATGGTTGAGCGCAACCTTGGACCAACCATAATTTGTGAGTCTCCGACTATGATGGCAGAGGATGCAAGGACTATGAAGGATATATACCTGAAAATTAAGAAGGCTGTATGA
- a CDS encoding type IV pilus twitching motility protein PilT has translation MEIEELLRYMVDIGASDLHLSVGIPPVLRVNGLLKKIDLPILRSDDTLRYAKEILDDRQFELLEEVGEIDLAYSITGVARYRINIFRQRGTYSFAIRLVSLRIPSIEELGLPPVVGDLAMKSRGLILVTGPTGSGKSTTLASMIDRINHERDAHIITLEDPIEYLHRHDKSIIVQREVGSDTRSFASGLRAALREDPDVILVGEMRDLETISTAITAAETGHLVMSTLHTIGAAKTIDRIIDVFPPHQQQQIRIQLANVLQGIISQQLLTTADEKGRVVAVEVMINTTAISNLIREDKTHQIQSIIQTGAKYGMISMDSSIAELYRKGKISKEEAVMYAMESESLNRILSVSR, from the coding sequence ATGGAGATAGAAGAACTTTTAAGGTATATGGTTGATATAGGAGCCTCTGACCTTCACCTATCTGTAGGTATTCCGCCTGTGCTGAGAGTAAATGGTCTTTTAAAAAAGATTGATCTGCCTATATTGAGGTCTGATGATACCTTAAGGTATGCAAAAGAAATACTGGATGACAGGCAGTTTGAACTTTTAGAAGAGGTGGGGGAGATAGACCTGGCGTATTCCATTACCGGTGTGGCCAGATACAGGATAAACATATTCAGGCAGCGGGGTACATATAGCTTTGCTATAAGGCTGGTATCATTGAGGATACCTTCCATAGAAGAGCTTGGCTTGCCGCCTGTGGTAGGAGACCTGGCCATGAAGTCAAGGGGACTTATTCTGGTGACCGGCCCCACGGGCAGCGGCAAATCCACCACCTTGGCTTCAATGATAGACAGGATAAACCATGAGAGGGATGCACATATAATAACCTTAGAGGACCCCATAGAGTACCTCCACAGGCATGATAAAAGCATCATAGTACAGAGAGAAGTAGGAAGCGACACCAGATCGTTTGCCAGCGGCCTCAGGGCTGCTCTGAGAGAAGACCCGGATGTGATACTCGTAGGTGAGATGAGGGACTTAGAGACCATATCTACAGCTATAACGGCAGCAGAGACGGGTCATCTTGTCATGTCCACCCTGCATACCATAGGAGCTGCAAAGACCATAGACAGGATAATAGATGTGTTTCCACCCCATCAACAGCAGCAGATAAGGATACAGCTGGCCAATGTGCTGCAGGGCATCATATCCCAGCAGCTCTTGACAACTGCAGATGAAAAGGGAAGGGTAGTGGCTGTAGAGGTAATGATAAATACCACTGCCATATCCAACCTGATAAGGGAGGATAAGACCCATCAGATTCAGTCTATTATACAGACAGGAGCAAAGTATGGCATGATATCTATGGATAGTTCCATAGCAGAACTTTATAGAAAAGGTAAAATAAGCAAAGAAGAGGCAGTTATGTATGCAATGGAGTCAGAGAGTTTAAACAGGATTTTGTCGGTAAGTAGGTGA
- a CDS encoding prepilin-type N-terminal cleavage/methylation domain-containing protein: protein MRRTSDNRGFTLFELICIVAVMGVIMAISYPSISGYINTKANLDMQITAQQLLFDIRDVRQKNISEPDVKYTIYIYDNSYTVKRSGTGIPVTLKTFTATQGITFTSNISKIKTDGIYFTATGAPSSAGTIYINKGKDCYYITIQPSTGRSAIKRK from the coding sequence ATGAGGCGCACATCTGACAACAGGGGTTTTACACTTTTCGAGCTTATATGTATTGTTGCCGTAATGGGAGTTATAATGGCCATATCCTATCCATCCATCAGCGGATATATAAATACAAAGGCCAATCTTGACATGCAAATAACAGCCCAGCAGCTCTTGTTTGACATAAGGGATGTGAGACAGAAAAATATAAGTGAGCCTGATGTGAAATACACAATTTATATCTATGATAACTCATATACCGTTAAAAGAAGCGGCACAGGTATCCCTGTGACACTAAAGACATTCACAGCCACTCAAGGGATTACATTTACTTCGAATATCAGCAAAATAAAAACTGATGGGATTTACTTTACGGCCACTGGTGCGCCAAGCAGTGCTGGCACGATATACATAAACAAGGGCAAAGATTGCTATTACATAACCATACAGCCATCGACAGGTAGGTCAGCCATAAAGAGAAAATGA
- a CDS encoding type II secretion system F family protein, with the protein MPSYEYRARDEAGKLITGILEGDSSASVKANLREKKLYPVDIKEKIAKNDVSLTLLKTKVRVRDIAIFCRQFAALIRAGVSVVTCIDILRGQTENKRLRDTLMEIYDDVQKGKTLSDTMGKYPDVFPPLLTNMVEAGEVSGTLDTIMDRMAVHFENQNRINQKIRSALTYPIVVACVALGVVIFLITFVLPTFIGLFQSAGAVLPLPTRILIGLNNILRSYWYILIIAGGGMYVAIHSYASSKEGRNRIDRLKLNIPIIGSLNRKIITARFTRTLGILIQSGVPVLRSIEVTDRVIGNSVVSKALSEVSEALSKGSGLSGPLKASGIFPPMVYQMIEVGENSGTLDDMLLRIADFFDQEVETGTTQLTTMLEPAIILFMAIIIGFIVISIALPMFQMMNYVGY; encoded by the coding sequence GTGCCTTCATATGAATATAGAGCCAGGGATGAAGCTGGTAAACTTATTACAGGTATATTGGAAGGTGACAGCAGTGCTTCTGTAAAGGCGAACCTGAGGGAGAAGAAACTATACCCTGTGGATATAAAGGAAAAGATTGCAAAGAATGATGTATCTCTTACCCTATTAAAGACTAAGGTGAGAGTGAGGGATATAGCTATATTTTGCAGGCAGTTTGCTGCCCTCATAAGGGCCGGTGTGTCGGTAGTGACATGCATAGATATCTTGAGAGGGCAGACAGAGAATAAGAGGCTTAGAGATACGCTCATGGAGATATATGATGATGTGCAAAAGGGTAAGACGCTTTCTGATACCATGGGCAAATATCCTGACGTCTTTCCGCCGCTTTTAACCAACATGGTGGAAGCAGGGGAGGTCAGCGGTACTTTGGATACCATAATGGATAGGATGGCTGTGCATTTTGAAAATCAGAACAGGATAAACCAGAAGATAAGGTCAGCCCTGACATACCCCATAGTTGTTGCTTGTGTGGCCTTGGGTGTTGTTATATTCCTCATAACCTTTGTGCTTCCTACATTTATAGGACTCTTTCAGTCTGCAGGAGCTGTGCTCCCACTGCCAACCAGGATACTCATAGGCTTAAACAATATACTGCGTAGCTACTGGTATATATTAATCATCGCAGGGGGAGGTATGTATGTTGCTATTCACTCTTATGCCTCGTCGAAGGAAGGGAGAAATAGGATAGACAGATTAAAGTTGAATATCCCTATCATAGGCTCATTGAACAGGAAGATAATAACTGCCAGATTTACAAGGACACTGGGCATACTCATACAAAGCGGCGTGCCGGTGCTGCGTTCTATTGAGGTGACGGATAGGGTTATAGGCAACTCTGTAGTATCAAAGGCACTCTCTGAGGTCTCTGAAGCACTCTCTAAAGGTTCTGGCCTATCAGGACCATTGAAGGCCTCGGGTATATTCCCGCCTATGGTCTACCAGATGATAGAGGTGGGGGAAAACTCAGGTACACTGGATGATATGCTACTTCGCATTGCAGACTTTTTTGACCAGGAGGTAGAGACAGGGACTACCCAGCTCACCACTATGTTAGAACCAGCCATAATACTCTTCATGGCTATAATAATAGGCTTTATAGTAATATCTATAGCACTGCCCATGTTCCAGATGATGAACTATGTAGGATATTGA
- the pilM gene encoding pilus assembly protein PilM, with translation MANRSKKLRGKYIGIDIGNDSVKIVSTPRDISNPLFRTIKTPEGAVEDGYIKNGNALREAMATCFKGKSRFGSSNVVFSILSSAVIIRDIEVPVVPPKELPPLVNNIADEYIPTSLDEYIIDFKQMEVTGEGREKMQKILLFAAPLPLIDGYLKLADSLNLRLSAIDVYQNCIIKAAEYMRNFNYKDYLILDVGGKKTVASFFYSGHFVFSRIFDFGGNNITQLISNFHNISLDEAEDLKINHPSEEIGIDSSLMFEGFVGDLARYLDYYISRYRTDGIENVVITGGGSRFAPLLEYISESLNVEVMPINNFLPDPYVFILNAFGASIREGKV, from the coding sequence ATGGCTAATAGAAGTAAAAAGCTTCGTGGCAAATACATTGGTATAGACATAGGGAATGACAGTGTAAAGATAGTCAGTACCCCAAGGGATATATCCAATCCCCTGTTCAGGACAATAAAGACGCCAGAAGGGGCAGTTGAGGATGGATATATTAAAAATGGTAATGCACTGCGTGAGGCCATGGCCACATGCTTTAAAGGGAAAAGCCGTTTTGGAAGTTCCAATGTTGTATTTTCTATATTGAGCTCTGCAGTGATTATAAGGGATATAGAGGTACCTGTAGTGCCACCCAAAGAGCTTCCGCCGCTTGTAAACAATATAGCTGATGAGTATATCCCCACATCGCTGGATGAGTATATTATCGATTTCAAGCAAATGGAGGTAACCGGTGAGGGAAGGGAAAAGATGCAAAAGATACTTTTGTTTGCTGCACCTTTGCCTTTGATAGACGGCTATCTCAAGTTGGCGGATAGCTTAAACCTTAGGCTATCCGCTATAGATGTTTATCAAAACTGCATTATAAAAGCTGCAGAGTACATGAGAAATTTTAATTATAAAGACTATCTTATTTTAGATGTTGGTGGAAAGAAAACCGTGGCCTCCTTCTTTTATAGCGGGCACTTTGTTTTCAGTAGGATTTTTGATTTTGGCGGTAATAACATTACACAGCTTATTTCTAATTTCCACAATATCTCTTTAGATGAGGCTGAAGACCTTAAGATAAATCATCCTTCAGAAGAAATAGGTATTGATTCATCCCTTATGTTTGAGGGTTTTGTTGGGGATCTCGCCAGATATTTGGACTATTATATTTCAAGGTACAGGACAGATGGAATAGAGAATGTGGTAATTACCGGCGGCGGTTCACGTTTTGCTCCGTTGTTAGAATATATTTCTGAGAGTCTTAACGTTGAGGTAATGCCTATAAACAATTTTTTACCCGATCCTTATGTGTTTATTTTAAATGCGTTTGGTGCTTCTATTAGAGAGGGAAAAGTATGA
- a CDS encoding prepilin peptidase yields MLYLIVFLLGLAMGSFFNVCIYRLPRGESIISPHSHCTSCNTKLKPIDMIPVLSYIFLKGRCRYCGFHISIRYPLVELATGLIYLFTFIYFGFTYLTIKYIILFSGLIIIFFTDLDVQIIPDAVLLAVFIPGIIISIIFKENLLNNFIGLAIGGGFLLLLVLIVPEGMGMGDVKLMAACGWYLGAWPTILSLFLSFIIGAVVGLLLIAYRKRNMKDVIAFGPFLAIGSFISVFYGNSIINFYLNMLI; encoded by the coding sequence ATGTTATACCTCATTGTCTTTCTCCTTGGCCTGGCCATGGGGAGTTTCTTCAATGTCTGCATATACAGGCTGCCGAGGGGAGAGTCTATCATCTCTCCCCATTCCCACTGTACTTCATGCAATACTAAGCTAAAGCCCATTGACATGATACCTGTGCTGAGCTATATTTTTCTAAAGGGCAGGTGCAGATACTGTGGCTTTCATATCAGTATAAGATATCCTTTAGTAGAGCTTGCTACCGGCCTTATATATTTATTTACATTTATCTATTTTGGCTTTACATACCTGACGATTAAATACATCATCCTGTTTTCCGGACTTATTATTATATTTTTTACTGACTTGGATGTGCAGATAATACCTGATGCAGTTCTTTTAGCAGTCTTTATACCAGGAATTATTATAAGCATAATATTTAAAGAGAATTTACTCAATAACTTTATAGGACTTGCTATAGGTGGAGGCTTCCTGCTTCTGCTGGTACTTATTGTTCCTGAAGGTATGGGAATGGGTGACGTTAAACTTATGGCTGCCTGTGGGTGGTATCTAGGGGCCTGGCCGACAATACTCTCCCTCTTCTTGAGTTTTATAATTGGTGCTGTGGTTGGGCTTCTACTCATAGCATATAGGAAAAGAAACATGAAGGATGTGATAGCTTTTGGTCCGTTCTTAGCCATTGGCAGTTTTATATCAGTGTTTTACGGCAACAGTATCATAAACTTCTATTTAAATATGCTGATATAA
- a CDS encoding type II secretion system protein, whose translation MLNWIRKRMKRNQRGFTLIELIVVIAILGILAAIAIPNVTGSMNNARENADKSSATILAEATQRAIIDGKITGTGNVDLDDLLSWGYIDKIPTPQYNTSTNKSFIVEVVSRSGSNPLGVEVYYGTGNGGSTKGEELYP comes from the coding sequence ATGTTAAACTGGATAAGAAAGAGGATGAAAAGGAATCAGAGAGGCTTTACACTCATCGAACTCATTGTCGTCATAGCAATACTGGGAATATTAGCTGCTATAGCAATACCCAATGTGACAGGTTCAATGAACAATGCAAGAGAAAATGCTGATAAATCAAGTGCCACCATATTGGCGGAAGCCACTCAAAGAGCAATAATAGATGGGAAAATTACAGGAACGGGCAATGTAGATCTTGATGATCTATTATCATGGGGATATATTGATAAAATACCAACTCCTCAGTATAATACAAGCACAAATAAAAGTTTCATAGTCGAAGTTGTTAGTAGAAGTGGGAGCAATCCCTTAGGTGTAGAAGTGTACTATGGTACAGGTAATGGAGGAAGCACTAAAGGAGAGGAATTATATCCATAA
- a CDS encoding PilX N-terminal domain-containing pilus assembly protein, whose product MSDKKGFAMVFVLMITSLLFILGISLLGLSLSEYRISMAYSDIPRAQYLAESGLNAVRYAFEEKNADGEYKIKKSIDMEIGKIKRNGYNTDKEWVEAKISSANKAIKDFINGIHSLPSTSGSTIVIDVTFDDIIDKNKTDNNYVDVYHGIWPFGWLEQNVLKDGTDHNNYYKFTVHIESEGIYKKITRNGTADITFDFSQTDPDNITTINGWKIE is encoded by the coding sequence ATGTCAGATAAAAAAGGATTTGCCATGGTGTTTGTCTTGATGATAACATCGCTCCTCTTTATACTGGGCATCTCACTTCTTGGTTTATCACTTTCTGAGTATAGGATAAGCATGGCATATAGCGATATACCAAGAGCCCAATATCTTGCAGAGTCTGGGTTAAATGCCGTAAGGTATGCGTTTGAAGAAAAAAATGCGGATGGTGAATATAAAATAAAGAAAAGTATTGATATGGAAATTGGGAAAATTAAAAGAAATGGTTACAACACGGATAAAGAATGGGTTGAGGCAAAAATTAGCTCAGCCAACAAAGCAATAAAAGATTTTATAAACGGAATTCATTCACTACCATCTACAAGTGGTAGCACTATAGTAATAGATGTTACGTTCGATGATATCATAGATAAAAATAAGACAGACAATAACTATGTGGACGTATATCACGGAATATGGCCGTTTGGTTGGCTGGAGCAAAATGTACTAAAAGATGGTACGGATCACAACAATTATTATAAGTTTACAGTTCATATAGAGTCGGAAGGTATATATAAGAAAATTACACGAAATGGTACAGCGGATATTACATTTGATTTTAGCCAGACTGATCCGGATAATATAACGACTATTAATGGATGGAAAATAGAGTAG
- a CDS encoding type II secretion system protein, with protein MKRRDGFTLIEILAVVAIMSVVAIVATSLFYTGSNTYIKSEKSMEIKQNVRSAMEAITSDIKRTGDASKIYVKDITRSGKTYKALYVGDNVYYYDDSKKSICMNNNNGQELANEIDSFTFSIDGRKITVIITGTDGFTLNNVVFLPK; from the coding sequence ATGAAAAGAAGAGATGGTTTTACGCTTATTGAGATCCTAGCTGTTGTGGCAATAATGTCTGTAGTTGCAATAGTGGCCACATCATTATTCTATACAGGATCAAATACCTATATCAAAAGCGAAAAAAGTATGGAAATAAAGCAAAATGTGAGGTCTGCTATGGAAGCCATCACAAGTGACATAAAAAGGACTGGAGATGCCTCAAAGATATATGTTAAAGATATTACACGCAGTGGAAAAACTTATAAAGCGTTGTATGTTGGTGACAATGTATACTATTACGACGACAGTAAAAAAAGTATATGCATGAATAATAATAATGGTCAGGAACTGGCCAATGAGATAGACAGTTTTACTTTTTCTATTGATGGAAGAAAAATTACAGTTATTATCACGGGAACTGATGGATTTACACTGAACAATGTGGTTTTTCTACCAAAGTAG
- a CDS encoding late competence development ComFB family protein, whose product MQLKNYMEEVVFEMLDKVMVKMGVCMCDKCRYDVAAIALNSLPPKYVVTEEGEVYSRTNELTTQFDVDVATAITRAAEIVSKNPRHEVRNG is encoded by the coding sequence ATGCAGCTTAAAAATTACATGGAAGAGGTTGTGTTTGAAATGCTTGACAAGGTTATGGTGAAAATGGGTGTATGTATGTGTGATAAATGCAGGTACGATGTGGCAGCCATTGCTCTTAACAGTCTACCACCAAAATATGTGGTCACAGAAGAGGGGGAAGTCTATAGCAGAACAAATGAACTGACAACCCAGTTTGATGTTGACGTTGCCACAGCAATAACACGGGCTGCAGAGATTGTATCAAAAAATCCAAGGCATGAGGTGCGAAATGGCTAA